The Mercenaria mercenaria strain notata chromosome 1, MADL_Memer_1, whole genome shotgun sequence nucleotide sequence aaaataattaagaATGCACATAAAGTAACCAAACAGAgttattaaacatctgtaacatGATGCtaaaacagattttcttaaaagacAGAATATTGTATATGctctagaaggaaccttttgctAAGCTAAATGTTGTTATGTTTACACAGTTCAATAATTAGAGCGTGAAATTTGCCAGTTTGcaggtttatcgatattttagtgtaaagggaaacaactacaatgGCACACGAGGCTTAAAATCAATACTGTACCCACTTTCGTTCAAGTTCGAAACGAGGGTTATGTTGGGATTTTGCGCAATACCGTTTGTTACAGTTAATAAGTGTTCAGTCTTCTGTATGGGTAAGATTATTTTCAGTCTAATGAGATGAAATCTATCATTCTGGCAGTCTGCTGACAAGAATGACCCGACTGAAGTATCTGAAAACTTAAATCATGGCAAAAATACATCGATTATTCAACTTGCAACATTCACGAAACATTTTCTCAAATTTAAGGCACTGGGTTGTTACTAAAAATGGACAAAGACAAAACTTGGGCTTTATACCACAGTTAACGCTTATACGGACTAGTATTGAGGGGGACAACCTTCGACTGGATGCGCCTAACGTGGAACCACTTTTGTTACCAATAACTCCAGAAATCAACGAAGAAAATATCGTCACTGTTTTGTAAGTGGTACATTCATACAAACGTATTTCTAGCAGTTACTGATATTTTAGTAAAACATCAGTTTTGACCatgataaatacaaataaatgccGAGAATTTAAGAAATCGCAAAATTGAGcaaagtttcatatttttattccgaAGGCGTTGCTGATCTTAACATGAatatccctttttttttaaatgtgactgcaatattgttttcttttgaatataaatatacattttgtccCATTTCCGATAATTCCTTTCTCAAATAATATTTGTCATTGGCACATACCAGAGAGTATTATTGTTTGATTACCCCCGCCCTCCCAGCAGGAGGGCGGGTTTAGTACTTTTCTAGCCATATTCTCTATTTGGACAATATCTTTATCTTcctaacataaaatttaaaacctcATGGACTTTTAACCTTGCAAGCTTGATAGAGATCAGTCAACATGTTAGAgagaaattatatataaaaaaagaagaaacagatGTTTCATTATTGTTGTAAGTGAatccaaaaatagcaaaatatgaTTCTATACTACTAGATAGTGTTCACAAAATGCCGTTATCCTTAGGCTGAAAGAAATACAATTGACATAATTATTTTTCGTCTGTTTATGTCAAAGAAATACTAAACATATAATGTTTTCACcctaaataaaattattattgcGCATAACCGGATTTATTCTTTCGAAAATGTATCAAATACATAATATCTTTATCCTACCTGCTAGTGTGAAGGAATTACCCCAGTCAGCTATAGATTGTGGTGACAAGGCTGCTGCATGGCTATCCAAAGTCTTGGGGAAGGACAATTTAAGATTACACCACTCGGCACCAACAGTCGAGAAACGCCTTTCCCACAAGGTTTCGAAAGATTGGCCGACACTGATCCAACAGCATGATGAGGTTAATGGTCACAATTAACAGTATTAACTTTTACGTAAACTACACGCTCATATATCTTGCATCACGGCATTGAAACCTGACcgcacatatacatgtatatgcagaaTATCATATTTCTTCAGTTATACATTTACGGATGATCTGAGAGGACTTGATGTTGAGCTTAATCACTGTTTGTCTGTGACCTACTTGATAAAGGAAACTCTTTATATAATCCGGTCGGGACAAATTTGAAAACTCGAGGATAAGAATGGTGATATATTGATATTTGAAAAGAGCATATTGATATTTGCATTTCTTTTCTTAGAGCAGATCTTGCAAGTGATCGTTTAAGTACTTCTTTCTCCAGAAATTAAATGCACAAACAGTTGTATATTGATGGTTTGCATCATTTACTTTTATGGAACTTGAAGTTATTTCTGTATCTGCATATACCGTTAAAATGCGCGGatgattaatatttataatatatataaacaagtatatttttattgCAGGTAGCGTTCCAAGATTTCGTGACATGTATGATAATGAGTGAGTCATCAATGGACACTCTGAACAAACGGTTAGAGAAGCCAGTTTCACCTTTACAGTTCAGACCAAATCTGATGATCGAAGGAAGCCAACCATTTGACGAAGTAATTGCCAAAAACGTTGCGCATATcatataatattaattatttaatcGTTAGCTGCATGTACAGAAGAAAGACAAAAGTAATCTGTGCAGTAAAAGCCAATCAATTACACGTCTGATTCATTTGAAACCCGAGTCTTCATCGCTTAAATCTTCTGTACTCGGACCAGATTTTCAAATGTCGTgtttttgaacaacttttatgCTAAGAAAGCCAATGCTGGCGGAAAGaagattattttgttttactCATAAACTTCAGTGGTAACACAGTGCTTTCCGTCATGGTGCATTACTTATCTTCATTTTCATCACCATATTTATCATCATATCCAATCATATTCATCATAATGTTTCACATCATGTTCATCATCATGTTCATCATcatatttatcatcatatttccAATCATACTCATCATCATGTTTCACACCATGTCTATCATTATGTTCTTCTTCATATTCATTATGCTGTTCATAACTATAATcaagtaaatatatacattttaggaATCATGGCAGAATGTATACATTGGTGACAAGGCTGCAACACGATTTGTGGATAAATGTACAAGGTAAGgctttaaaactattttacattaataaggaaaattaaaaataatatgtaatattCCTAATTTCATAACGGATGCATATTCAAGGTTGTAAAACACGTTCCAGAACTATGAAGCTGTATTCTGTGAATTAAGAGTATAGTTATGTCGCAATAcatgtttttgctatattttaaaaagtatggtctttttttctaacaatcttcgttttatttttatcagcAATGCTGCATTGCTTTATCTCATTAttaattattatcccccgccgatgaaatcgggagggggtattgaaatggcgttgtccgtccgcagccatttctcagtaactaacaggtagaatttcatgaaacttgaaataaacatgaaccaacatactgcgatgatgcccgtcaagttttttttttattgattggtcaatttcccttagagttattgcccttgatttaatgaaaaatccacgcatatgggaaaattagacccatcgatttttcacacgagtgaaaatattttatatagcgcaaagaaggaaccctttactttatttaaattcatggaaaaagtattataggtattttagctttgcaaacgatgtgataatattcaatgcattgtctttcttatgaatattttattttaagaatgaatttaaaagaaaatggtcttatttgcgtatactttatgtctgtctatctacaattagaaatatagtaaaatatggataatttgctgaaatttcttctgtttaacaaagaataaatagagtcttatgtgtgcttaaagacctttgcaaacgacttagtaatctatattcatttagctattgtttcatactaatttcagttttctaggtgaagaagaaaatggtcttttttaagcattttgcagatgagtataggtttgttttccttatcggaaagactcgaacattctcgtatgtttccgtcaattcttacggaatttaagctccttaacggtaaagactgatatcttctcacccgctaaacagcacacatgtacggatttataaattagtggacgctccataatatgatttgtttacagccaatagtcaattttaaacagctcgaggatcgaagttcaaaatttaaaaaagaaacgttgaaattttaggcggcatttttgggcaagttagaagtagagaatcaaaattcaaattttgaaaggatgatgttgaatttcgcttacaatgaatttcgcacagactaggaaatcgaaattaaaataaaaagaattcgtcgaatttcgaggcagaattgaaattagatccagcaggatgaccgaaattcaaatatttttaggggagcggtcgtccagtgaataatgtgtcggccgttcaacccaggggtcgtgggttcgagcatccgtgaaaggggtcacgaccatgacttctcatatgacaccagtactgggttttcccggaagctggctgtttaaaagatagcttcacattcaataccagttttaaattcgattgctttaaaaattcgagcatgcttgaaatataataccgagaataatctatttagatttttaacaaggagctgtgttcccggtggcatccttgtcgatacaaagcaacctaagtccaaaacgaggtcaagttcaaggtcaaggtcaaactgaggtcaggtgatgtctgaagacgaggaatggtcacaggttacatctgcattagtatcaagccattctagtaaggggcattgatgctagacgaaacggtcccatttggttaacatcgaacggatggacggacggacggacgaactaacggacggacaggacaatcactatatgcctcccgcatcagtagatgccgggggcataaaaacttgaatttctaTATATCCGAtattgcacgatttttaatctttgaatcttgagcagatcgcagtttcagtattatactgaaattcagcttttcaaaatttgaagtacgattttcgagatggctcgacactaactgcttgctcgatatttgactttttcatttcaatatcaatcttggaacaggctgttcattcaatacgagatcgaaatttggtTTTTGGAATATTAttaatttcgatcattgagctgtcCCGAAATAAAAAGCTGttttgcaatttgacgtttttcaatcttcaggtgtagcttaggatcaaaattcgataagttatgaagttgaatttcgatcttcgagctggcataaaattctaagctagttggacaccgctcacgacataataataaatgtgcagttattttatttctttatcatgaacatcaaagaaagtgttataaaagcgagtttccatctgattgtaagaaagcagaaattacttttggaaagtcattgtttggttttataataatgtgtttgttgagaataccgttataaatggtattctgattaaaccaccaacagccatttaggtttctattttctaatctatctttgcaatcactgtaaattaggcttaacaatatccctaaatccatatgatcaaaagtattaatgtaacggtacattggcgaagaagggttagacatcggcctgaaatacggagtaggccgaaaactagcgaacagtctcgacagccgatttacctggccaaacgtattatcggcttttgtggtgattttcacgatgggtctaattttcccatatgtctgcagccatttctcagtaacaagctggtagaatttcatgaaacttgaaataaatatgaaccaacatacttcgatgatgcctgtcattttttttattggtaaattttccttagagttattgccctttaattgtttaaaaatctacagatttgtacataacaaaccaactaattggtagaatttcattaaacttctttcattcttttccgtgaacatttattataaacatgtgaagctGTGTACCCACatctggtcaccaccttgccttggtcacacccctcccccctccctaaattttttataataatttttttattcctttttattattttttttcaaaccttccatgaatatttatcaacatgcaaggttgtaccgttcccccgcctcactcctccacccaatcatgcccaccaccccgatcatgcaccccCCCTCCAccaatttttagcccaccatcattagatggtgggctattcaaatctctctgcgtccgtggtccgtccgtccgtcagtccgtccatccgtcatcccgtccgtccgttaacaatttctagttatcgcatctcctcagaaactactgggcggattttgaccaaactttgtcagaatgatgttttggtaccctagttgtgtccccctgaaaatcagactggttcaacaattttttaatgagttatggccctttgtttattttgatttctaatattattttatatccagtggccctccaagtagttaattgGTTTTTTGTGGCCTTACCTGTAGACtggtcataaagtctgcagacgCTAATGAGATAATCATTCAATTTTGTccattattttcttattacaactcagcagtgaatggactaccctagtagattgatgattaatttgtttagtactgAAATTTCTGgctttaattattagttataatataagtaattatatgtgcattctttgtttccataataaaaaaataataattgcatataactcattaatgatgtcatctctcttgtttagggtatgggtttaatcattagttataaaataaataattatatgtgcattctctgTTTCCGTAATAAGAAAAGAATGCATATAACTCATTtatggtgtcatctctcttgttagcttttgtactgagttacttccccttaaattccaagaattagtctatttttagaaattctattttctatttttagattttcaatattttaggtatttttctaactttctTATTATTAGTCCTacgtaaaaagtaaatacatttttctgtggtcaCATGTGTccgtaagacacttttttgtattaatttttagtgtatctctaatattagatatttttatattagtcctgaaatttggaacattaaaaaatggctcaatggtgggcgccaagatcactctgtgatttcttgtttttttgttttgtttttttcattttaatttccatcagtatttataatcCACATGTGATGTTATGTACCCTCACccggtaccccccccccccccccccccccccccccacacacacacacacacacaccaccgaaacaaaaataagcattcattttctgttaaatttattttgactaatgaaattatttgctccttagtaacatccttaattttttgccggatatatttttttgccaggttcatcgaatttgcttgttaactGACAATGTTTTAGCGCTTATTCATGTCTATTTGTCCCGTCGTGTGATTTTAAGACATAGATGTAATGGTGTCTAAAGGCatagttataaatatataattgttttgCAGGTCTATTTGCCATGGTCTAAATGTACTTGCTTTGCATGTCTGTTAACCATGTGCTAAAGGCAAAGTTGTGTAAATGTAGTTGTTTTGCATGTCTGTTTGTCATGGTCGAAAGGTATAGTTGTACAGTCAAATGTAATTTTTCAGCATATTTATTTGCCGTGGGCTACATGCATATTTGTTGTGGTTTGCGTGTAAACTTGCCAAGTTTCACAGACGTATTTGCTAGGTTTtagttatttttgaaattttatgttgGTCTAAATGCTTATCAGTATATGTCTTGTTTGTAATCTTTTATGTCAtatctttttaagtgttttaagTGTTCACATGTGtgtttgatataatttcttaGGTGCCAAATAGTTACCATCAATCCTGACACTGGATCAAGGGATAAGGAAAATCAACCGCTgacagaaatgaaaaagtaaatccTACTGTATACATTTTAGGTTCTCTTATCCATAATAATTCGTTGAGCAAAAGCGAAAAATcacttttcatatttatttgtttaaatgcaTATTCTGGCTGCCATAATTAGTTATAATATTATAAAGCCTTTTAGCTAGTGTAGTGATATTGATAGTATGATAAGCATTAACAAACGCAacacattatatttatttgagtCCTACAACATGGTGCTCTTCATATCACCCAGAATTACAATACTGAATAGCTTGGGTATCCCTGACAAGTTttatacaaatcaaactgcttaaATCACAAGAATAACAAATCAAAAGGCAAATGAAGATAGAACGTGACCACCACTACCAACACGTTAGTATTTAATCATGTACCGAAAGTACCGGTGTACCGAAATTTCGTGAAAATGTACGGAAATTGCTATTCTATTTTCGCTTCCAGTTAAGTTAAAGAACACACATAAAATACCCATGAAGACAGATGCGACTATTTTATAAggaaactttaaagaaaataaactggCTTTAGTATTCTTAACGTAATGAGTTTTTCCGTTTCgaacatttttgataattttaacatcattttgtGGATTTGTTTGCACATAACGGTATATTTGTACTCACAGTTACCGATCCCCTGGCATACTAGCTGCGTTAAgagcttcaaatgataaaaattgagccgcgccatgagaaaaccaacatagtggttttgcgaccagcatggatccagaccagcctgcgtatccgcgcagtctggtcaggatacatgcgcttttaaagcctattgcagttagagaaattATTAgcgggatccatgctggtcgcaaacgcactatgttggttttcccatggcgcggctcaaatacttcTTTAAGAGTATGGTTACAGATTTTGCTAACATCAAAACTACATAATTGTATTTATCTGAAACTAAACTTTCAAACTGTATTAAACCACTTCAGATTTCGATGTATGGAACCTTATGGTTCATTCAAACCTGTGATGGGAATACATACAGCGGTCGAGGCGGAGGGGGAGATCAAGATTGGAGACCCAGTGTACGTCATCAGAAAATGAACATGGGATAGAAAGATCCTAatgttgctgaaatgttttcCTGCTGTTTCAATATATATTGTAATTACTTCTATATTTTGTATCAGTTCATTTTTTCTGTGACAGGTTTTCTTATGATATGGACATTAGACCTCATATGGTCCAAAGGCAGCTTAAATTGCACTGACAAGTATTATAGAAGCAATGCCACAACATAAACGCAGTATTTAAGTTGGGACACAAGTAAACTTACAAGTCCCTAAAACATATAATTGTTGCGAACTGAACAGTAACTATGTGAACATGAAATAGACTTGTTTGTGTGTATAAACTGCACTGCGAATAAGATTAAAATACCACACACTaataaatgtagggataacgcatgtgtttttttttcgtgttatgaCATCTGTTTAATTCCGAGGGATTGTTTGGTTCTCGAGTACGATAAAAAAAAGTCCTCGCAGTAAGGGTTATCGACgtaaaacgttttacaaaatatccCAGTAATGTTAAAAAACTTGTCTTTATTACAAATATTGGATAAAATCAGTAAATTTCTGTTACCGTaggattttcatatttctttaaatgatcACGTACACTCTTGAtgtatatcttttatatataaatgagatGGTCGATAATTCTGTAAATATGAGCTGACAAAAATGACATGCATACGATCTATAAAAATGAGAGTCCGTTTTAAGCCGACTATTTGAATAATAAGGAGGGCTGTTGCATTCaccccggtgtcggcgtctgtgtttgtgaaagttttttataaagtccaaTATCTTCTTTATTACTTAAGATAATTGAAACTTGCTATACTAGTAATATTCATTGGTGTGACAAGTTGTGTACCTGTAAATGCAATGTTTCCAGAACCATGCctcttttaacttagaaatcttggttaaaacTTTTATAAAGACCGATAAGTTTTTCATTGCCtaagatatttaaatgaaatttgctGTACTGGCTCATATTGGCAATGTGCATAAGTGTGACAAGATGCATAAGTCTGTCTTTAGAATTGCTAGAGTTGTGCCTCTTTTAAACTAAAGTAGAATCTTAATTACATAAGATATTCGACTGAAACATGGTGTACTTTTTGAGAATGTTAGTGTATATTAGTTTGACAAGATTCGTAATTGTATCTGCAGAATTTCCAGATGTAAATTTtgtatgccactttttaacttagaagttttgaTTAAGGTTTTTCAAACAGTACAATAAACATGGTTTTAAGCATTATAGATATAATGTTAAAACGTCACATCCATCATTCAGGTAATAACAGAAGTTTATGTCATCAACTCCCATTACTCCTACTTGAATTTTAACACACTTATCCCCCTTTTTATTGAAGTTTTCTTGACAAATTGCTCTCTCCAGTCAATGCAAATATTGGATCGAAACATTAGACAAGTCATTGaaggaaatattattttaactGCTCATATATGAGATAGGTGTTTGGACAACCTGAATAAGTATATTTCATCCCTTTAACCCGCAATTCTTCAAAGCACTATACATTTTAAGTAAGGTCGAGATCTTGAGTAATGCCTTACCACGTGGTACAGACTAAATTTCTCTCAAACGCTTCGTTGTCATCAGCAATCTTGGCCTGAAAAAAGTaagacttttttaaattaatgaagtGGTCAGAAACTTATGCACATGTATTATTCCGTATCCGACTTTCACATTCTCCGGTGTTTATAGACAGCCATGAGTGCGTTGAGCTGCATCTAAGTTGGAAGAATGCTGAATTGCCAGACGAGAAAATTTCACAGCAATAGTTTTGGGGTGACtatctaccaaattccttcaagttAAAAAAACATCGCCGCCAGTTGGCGGGCTAATTGTCTCTATGGCTGTGATGAAAACTCGAAAACGATTCTCTGAAACAGCAGCTTATTGCACAGAAATGTACCTTGGGTGACTCTCTACAAAGTTTAAGAAAAACATGTTGATTCGTTTAAATATAGCTGACGTG carries:
- the LOC123525302 gene encoding mitochondrial amidoxime-reducing component 1-like; this encodes MDVLIALGVGATFKASALTWIASARQKQYVGKISRINVFPLKSARELQNVTHVKLTKHGLMIQGLSDRHWVVTKNGQRQNLGFIPQLTLIRTSIEGDNLRLDAPNVEPLLLPITPEINEENIVTVFVKELPQSAIDCGDKAAAWLSKVLGKDNLRLHHSAPTVEKRLSHKVSKDWPTLIQQHDEVAFQDFVTCMIMSESSMDTLNKRLEKPVSPLQFRPNLMIEGSQPFDEESWQNVYIGDKAATRFVDKCTRCQIVTINPDTGSRDKENQPLTEMKKFRCMEPYGSFKPVMGIHTAVEAEGEIKIGDPVYVIRK